The following are encoded in a window of Sminthopsis crassicaudata isolate SCR6 chromosome 3, ASM4859323v1, whole genome shotgun sequence genomic DNA:
- the CLK1 gene encoding dual specificity protein kinase CLK1 isoform X2, whose protein sequence is MLEWFEHLGHVCIVFELLGLSTYDFIKENSFLPFRMDHIRKMAYQICKSVNFLHSNKLTHTDLKPENILFVQSDYTEEYNPKMRRDERTVKNPDIKVVDFGSATYDDEHHSTLVSTRHYRAPEVILALGWAQPCDVWSIGCILIEYYLGFTIFPTHDSKEHLAMMERILGPLPKHMIQKTRIQKYFRHYQLDWDEHSSAGRYVQRRCKPLKEFMHSQDADHELLFDLIQKMLEYDPTKRITLKEALKHPFFFSLKKENM, encoded by the exons ATGTTGGAATGGTTTGAGCATCTTGGTCATGTTTGCATTGTGTTTGAACTTCTGGGACTTAGCACTTACGACTTTATTAAAGAAAACAGCTTTTTGCCATTTCGAATGGACCACATCAGGAAAATGGCATATCAAATATGCAAATCTGTTAACT tttTGCACAGCAATAAATTAACTCATACTGATCTGAagcctgaaaatattttgtttgtgcagTCAGACTACACAGAAGAGTATAATCCTAAAATG AGACGTGATGAACGTACAGTAAAAAATCCAGATATTAAAGTTGTTGACTTTGGAAGTGCAACATATGATGATGAACACCACAGTACCTTGGTTTCTACAAGACATTATAGAGCACCTGAAGTAATTTTAG CTCTAGGATGGGCTCAGCCGTGTGATGTTTGGAGTATAGGATGTATTCTCATTGAGTATTACCTGGGATTCACAATATTTCCT ACTCATGACAGTAAGGAACATTTGGCAATGATGGAAAGGATTTTAGGACCTTTACCAAAACACATGATTCAGAAAACCAG gatacaaaaatatttccGTCATTACCAATTAGATTGGGATGAGCACAGTTCTGCTGGTAGATATGTTCAACGGCGTTGTAAACCATTAAAG GAATTTATGCATTCTCAAGATGCTGACCATGAGCTTCTCTTTGACCTCATCCAGAAAATGTTAGAGTATGATCCAACTAAAAGAATTACTCTTAAAGAAGCCTTGaaacatcctttctttttttcactgaagaaagaaaatatgtga
- the CLK1 gene encoding dual specificity protein kinase CLK1 isoform X1, producing the protein MRHSKRTDCPDWFEKDSWDHRKWSSSVSGHKRRKRSHSSSRENKRCKHNHSKIYDRHYLEARCINERDYRNRRYIDEYRNDYCQGYESGYHHREQESGYYNHSSKSSGRSGRSHKRKHKSHRSTHRSHVKSHRRKRSRSVEDDEEGHLICQSGDVLSARYEIVDTLGEGAFGKVVECIDHKAGGRRVAVKIVKNVDRYSEAAHSEIQVLEHINSTDPNSTFRCVQMLEWFEHLGHVCIVFELLGLSTYDFIKENSFLPFRMDHIRKMAYQICKSVNFLHSNKLTHTDLKPENILFVQSDYTEEYNPKMRRDERTVKNPDIKVVDFGSATYDDEHHSTLVSTRHYRAPEVILALGWAQPCDVWSIGCILIEYYLGFTIFPTHDSKEHLAMMERILGPLPKHMIQKTRIQKYFRHYQLDWDEHSSAGRYVQRRCKPLKEFMHSQDADHELLFDLIQKMLEYDPTKRITLKEALKHPFFFSLKKENM; encoded by the exons ATGCGACATTCAAAGAGAACAGATTGCCCTGATTGGTTTGAAAAAGACAGTTGGGATCACAGAAAATGGAGTAGCAGTGTCAGTGGTCATAAGCGAAGGAAGAGATCTCATAGCAGTTCCCGGGAGAACAAGCGCTGCAAGCACAATCACTCGAAAATTTATGATCG cCATTATTTGGAAGCCAGATGTATAAATGAGAGAGATTATCGTAATCGACGCTACattgatgaatatagaaatgacTACTGTCAAGGATATGAAAGTGGATATCACCATAGAGAACAAGAAAGTGGTTATTACAATCACAGCAGCAAGTCCTCTGGTAGAAGTGGAAGAAgtcataaaagaaaacacaagagtCATCGCAGTACTCATCGCTCACATGTG AAGAGTCACCGAAGGAAAAGATCCAGGAGTGTAGAGGATGATGAGGAGGGTCACCTGATCTGTCAGAGTGGAGACGTACTAAGTGCAAGAT atGAAATTGTTGATACTTTAGGAGAAGGAGCTTTTGGAAAAGTTGTGGAATGCATCGATCATAAAGC ggggGGTAGACGTGTAGCAgtaaaaatagtgaaaaatgtGGATAGATATTCTGAAGCAGCTCATTCAGAAATACAAGTTTTGGAACACATCAACTCAACAGATCCTAATAGCACATT TCGCTGTGTTCAGATGTTGGAATGGTTTGAGCATCTTGGTCATGTTTGCATTGTGTTTGAACTTCTGGGACTTAGCACTTACGACTTTATTAAAGAAAACAGCTTTTTGCCATTTCGAATGGACCACATCAGGAAAATGGCATATCAAATATGCAAATCTGTTAACT tttTGCACAGCAATAAATTAACTCATACTGATCTGAagcctgaaaatattttgtttgtgcagTCAGACTACACAGAAGAGTATAATCCTAAAATG AGACGTGATGAACGTACAGTAAAAAATCCAGATATTAAAGTTGTTGACTTTGGAAGTGCAACATATGATGATGAACACCACAGTACCTTGGTTTCTACAAGACATTATAGAGCACCTGAAGTAATTTTAG CTCTAGGATGGGCTCAGCCGTGTGATGTTTGGAGTATAGGATGTATTCTCATTGAGTATTACCTGGGATTCACAATATTTCCT ACTCATGACAGTAAGGAACATTTGGCAATGATGGAAAGGATTTTAGGACCTTTACCAAAACACATGATTCAGAAAACCAG gatacaaaaatatttccGTCATTACCAATTAGATTGGGATGAGCACAGTTCTGCTGGTAGATATGTTCAACGGCGTTGTAAACCATTAAAG GAATTTATGCATTCTCAAGATGCTGACCATGAGCTTCTCTTTGACCTCATCCAGAAAATGTTAGAGTATGATCCAACTAAAAGAATTACTCTTAAAGAAGCCTTGaaacatcctttctttttttcactgaagaaagaaaatatgtga